The following is a genomic window from Molothrus ater isolate BHLD 08-10-18 breed brown headed cowbird chromosome 19, BPBGC_Mater_1.1, whole genome shotgun sequence.
TGGGAGTGCTTTGgtgtgctctgggcacagcagcaccagccccagccctgctctccagtGCTTGGCAAGACAGACCCACACCCCTGGGCTCCTGGAAGGGGCGACGCCTTGCATCCCAacaaatcatggaatggtttctTGTGGAATGCTCCTCAGATTCCTCCTTGTTCCATCCTCAGGCAGGGACGCTTCCACTgggctgcccagcagccccttccATCCCCGAGTGCACTCCAACCCCAAGAACCATTCCCTTTAAAttcagagctgtgcctggcccagcccagtTTGTCCTCACCCAGTTTGTACTGGTGGGACTGGCCAGGACCTGTGTgaaggcactgcagcagcagctcagaccaCAACACCCCCAGTTCTGGGGAAGAAAACGCCATGGGATGAGCTGTTGTGCCCAAAGGGCAAAAACCTTTTGCCATGAAAGCTATGGGGCTTTCACGAGTGCCAGGCTCCAGTGGCACATTCTGGGCATGACTAGGGCTCCGTGGGTTTGCTGGAGCCCACCTGGGGCAGGATTTATCCCTGGGTTTATCCCaaagctccatccctgctcagcGCCCGGGGCTGCCACGGCCCATGGAGCCCTGCTCCCATTCTGTCACTTGCCATCAGAGCACTGGACCAGCACTGTCACAGCACTGCCcgtgggtgctgcagggtgctgggcacccactgcccaccctgcagccgCGTGGGACACCCTGGGTGCCACCGATGTCACCGTGCCCACCCCGGGggtgtgaccatgttcacaggggtgcCAGGATGAGGGAACAGccgaggatctgactccatgtttcagaaggctgatttattatttcatgatatatattatattaaaactatactaaacgaatagaagaaaggatttcatcagaaggctggctaagaatagaatagcaaagaatgataacaaagccTTGTGGCTcactctctgtccgagccagctgggctgtgattggccattaattagaaacaaccacatgagcccaatcccagatgcacctgttgcattccacagcagcagataaccattgcttacattttgttcctgaggcctctcaacttctcaggagaaaaaaatcctaaggaaaggatttttcagaaaagatgtctgcgacacgGGGGTGTGACAGATGTCACCgtgcccatcccagggatgTGACAAATGTCACTGTGCCCACCCCCGGGGCTTtggggaggctgggggtgcagccTGGCTGGCGGTGCTGGTGTCactccccagcagcccagcacacGTGGCACTGgcgctgtccccgtgtcccggCCGTGCTCATGCTCAGCAGCCCCGCTCGCACTTTCTGCCCCATCAGCTCGAGGCACCGCGGCGCTGCcgagccccagcctggagccgACAGGCGTCACAAAGATCAGGGCGGCCGAGTGACAGTGGCAGGCGGCCCGTGAAGTGTCACCGCAGGGCTGCTCCCCGCCCCACAGCCCCGGGGAGCACGGCCAAGCCCAGGGACCAAACCTCGCTGCTTTGTGCCAGAGCATCCCTAAGGGACAGGAGGAGGCACTGGTGACCCCCCAGGTGACAGAGACCAGGGTCATTGGCTGAGGAGATGGGACACGGGACCCTGGCACAGTGaccagggcagaggcagcctgctgagctcagagcctccagctgcagctgctgttgttCTCCCTGTCCCGGACAATGGCCCAATGTCCCCTGGCCGGGGTGACAGGACAGGACCCCATTGTGTCCCCACGGCGTTTGCCCGCTCCCCTGGCTTCTCCAGGGAGATGCATTTGGGCGGGCAGGGGcatccagcccctcccaggcctGGGAGATGTTTGGGGGATAAATCATTCCCTCTCTCCAGTGAGGAGGATGCTGCtcagggaaaggctgtggggCCATTCCTGGCACTTTGCCCCCTCCcaaggggctggagggggaggtcacccccagcactggcagagccCCATTTCCCCAgtggctgagctgtgggatCAGAGCGACTCCTGCTCGCTCTGCTGGGATCATCCAGGGCCAGGGCAACCCCACAGGGCCAGGAACCCCCAGGGCACCCCTTGGCCCCCAGCCcgtgggagcagggacagccagtcctgccccccagccccatcccctcctccccggctggagggagcagggctgggcaaggAGAGGGCAGCGTTGGCAGGGCCAGcccttggcaggagctgcctggcccGAGGGTCCCAGCCCCGAGCCAGATCCGGCCAGCAGGGCCTCTGCTGCTTCCTCGGGACACGGGCAGAGAAAGCTGGGCCCCGGCAGGTGCCCACACTGCAGCCAGGGACGGGCAGAGGGGtgggggcagcacagggacacgggTCCTGCTTGGGCAGAGGGTCCCCCCCACGTGTCACCCCTCAGGAACTCAGGCCACTGCAGTCACTAccatttccttttattccttGCATTTGTACATACACGGTATAAAAGCTCCTGTTCCAGCCGCCTGCTCCCGCCACTGCCCGGCCCCACCAGGACTCCGGTGGCTTCCAGGAGCTCCTCCCACAGGGGGACAGACCCACACTTCCATCAGcgtccctgcagctggctgggagcatccctgtgaCCCCCAGGCTGGTTGGAGAGTCAAGCATTTGGGATGgaaccatccatccatccgaGGGATGGGGAGCGAGCACCTGCCACGGCACTGGGAGACTCTTGGTCtgcagaaaaaagcttttctgtccCCCAAAAACCCAGGAAGATGGAGCTGCCCATAGTCCCAGGCCACCTCCTTGCTCCAGAGCCAAGTTCTTCCTCATGGGAAATCTTCCCTCAGTTAAAACCAAAAGAGAGTAGAGAAAGGTAAGTACAAAtcagaaaacagtaaaaactGTACGgtggaaaatatatatatattactaaaAGGGCTAAAACTCCAAAGGCTCGTCTCGTTGGATCCTAAATCACTTTACACGGGCAGGGGGGGCAGGAGAAAGGAGCTAATATCCAAAGTCCAACAGAAAGAACCAAAATCGAGTCTGCTTCCCCCTCCCAggaagtgctggagctgcctggggctgtcaggaacgccccggccccgggagcagagctctgtcctgctgcagcacacgGAGGGAATGAGGCAGGAGCCGAGtcctccccagtgccacctcttGGGGTGTCCAGCCCTGTGTCCAAGCAAGCTCAGCGAGAACCAGACCCTGGGCTCGGCCCTGCTTTATACCCGGATCTCGTCGTCATCCTCGTCGGCGAACGAGAACTCCTTGTCAGGGCGTTTCAGGGCCCCTCCCCGCTGGCTCggtggcctggggacagggctgcgCTCCGAGGGGCAGCTGGACACcgggctgctgtccctggggctgcgGCCACCGGCGCCACGGGCCGGGCTCTGGCTCGGCGGGGCCGCCAGCGGGGAGCCAGGCGGGGCAggctccccttcctcctcctcctcctcctcctcgtggCTCTCCTCCGCCTCGGCATCTTCGTCCTGCTCCCACTGATCCTTATCCATGATGCTCAGCACGTCCCCGAGCATGGAGGGCCCCAGGTCGATGTGGAAGGACATGATGGACTCGGCGTGCTTCAAGCCCGCACTGCCCTTGGCCAGCCCCACGGGCAGGTCCGTGATGTCCCCGAACTCGCGCTCGTCCAGGCCGGGGCTCagcggccccgcggccgccccgtTGGGGCGCTGCTGCTCCTCGGGGCTCCCCTCCTCGGGCGGCTTCTTCACGGGGCTGGACGAGAGGCTCTTGGGCAGCTGCCCGGCGCTCCTGTCCACGTCCTTCTCGttgagctggggcagggacacggcGTTCTTGACGAAGAGCGCCGAGTCGCGCAGCGAGCCCAGCATGTCCCGCCGGTCCCCGCGCGTCACCGACTGCGAGCGCTTGCTGCTGCGGAAGCGCCGCGACAGCAGGCCGGGCTTGGAggctccaggctcctctccCGCCTCCGGCACCGGCTCCCCGGCCTTGCTGGTGAGGAAGGAGGTGTCCCCGAAGGCGTCCCCAGCGCGCCCCACGTGCATGGTGTGGCGGAAGTCCCCCAAGGGAGCGCTGATCATCTCGGCCGTCAGGTCGGCCCGCGAGCGGCGCTTGGAGTGCGCCGAGTTGGACACGAGCTGCTTGAGGATGGGCATGGTGGCAGCCAGGGGAGGCTGTGCCACGCTGGGTCCTGGGTCCGGTGCTCACGGATGGGGCTGCGCAGCCGGGATGCCGCTGGTGTCACCGGTGGGTCACTCCtaggggagaggagggagggacacGGTCAGGCTGCGAGGATCCCACCAAGCTGCAAAATGGGACCCTGTGCCCGCCAGCTGCTTGGCTCTCCTGGGAATTGGCTCCATGCAGGGCATCATTCCATATGGGACACatccccccagacccctctggGCTCCCCACACCCCAAGACAcatccctggagcagagagACCCTCAGGAGATCCCACCAAGCAGCAAAATGTGACCCTGTGCCCACCAGCTGCTTGGCTCTCCCAGGAGCTGGCTCCATGCAGGGCATCATTCCACATGGGACACATCCCCacacccccagacccacccCGGAGCAGAGAGACCTTCAGGAGAAAGCCCTGGGCACGGAAATCGCTCAGGATGATCCCTGACTCTGTGTCCCCATGGatggggggcacagaggggcaccctctgcccctccccgtgcagccccagccctcccgAGCAGGGCACGGCAGCTCCAGGCTCTACGAGCAGCACGCTGAGAAGAtgcctgggatttttttttttttttcctaattggaAGAAAGCGGGGAGGAGCAGACGCCAGGAGGAATTGGAAACAGACGGCAGGAAGTGTGTGAGGAGGGCGTAGAGCCCCCGGGAGGCACCGCCAGCCGAGCAGGGGGACGGGGGGACCAGCACGGGGACCCCTTCATGCTCGgcaggatggggacacggggacactgctctgctgccGCCTTGGAGCCCCCAAAACCCTCGGAGCTGAGCCCATGTGCGACcatccccaccctccccagccttgtcATGGTCACCGCTGTGACTCAGAGGTGACAGAAATGACGAGGGCTCTGCCCGACCGCAATGGCAACAGGCACAAGCGGGCACGTTCCTCCTTCCCTCGCCACCTCGGGGCCACCAGCCGAGCCGTCCAAGCCATCCGTGCaggaggggacaaggacagcGAGCGTGTGGCCGCATCCCGTGGCgccaggcagccccaggtggTCCCGGCAGAGGCAGCCGGGGAGGAAGGGCCCGTGGCCGCCCTCTTCCTCCCTCCGGGCACGGCCGGCGACACCGCGCCCCGTGACACGCACGGGGAAGGGACACGGACGTGTGGCCTCGGAACGAGCCGTGCGACAGGGGCCACATCCCCGCCGgtgcccgcccggccccggggctcaGCTGGCAGCGAGCCCGGCCCCACAGCCCACGGGCAGCGAtggtcccagcacagcccgGTCCTGCCCGGCTGGACACCACCCCCAGGagccacagcacccagccaggggtgccagcagggccaggggacacCTCCACCCCgttccctgcccagagccaggctgtgacACCCCGCTGTCCCCCAGAGCAGcggcaggagcacaggcagggcacgATGGACTCTGGCCCCACGCTGGGGCAAAGTTCCCTGCCCAACCCTGCCGTGCCTGGCTCTGGCATGggcctggccagggcaggagtGCCCCGTGGCACGGTGCTGGTGGCACATGGCCACACTCCCTGTCCAgatcccagcagcccagggaggcacagcctgagccccCAGGGGGATGATGGCACATGGGGACCGGCTGGGGAGCCCCCAGTtcaccccagcagcaggagaagccacCCAGCAGCCACACCTCCTTCCCTGCACCTCaagccagcagccaggggaatTCCTTCCCcctcagcccatcccagcagagaggagcagctcacTGGGCCCCGCTGCCTCTCTGGGATCTCCCTCACGCGTGTGCATGGCACGAACGCTTTCCCCTTCCAAGGTCTCCTTCCAGGCCAGcattcctgcagcctctgctttccCATAAAACAAACACTCCCGGCGAGCtccccagctgggccaggcaaCCGTGCTGCTGATTTAGGCCATCTGGGGACTGTCCCTCCCTTGTATTTAGATTTCGGGGCCAAGTTCAGCATTTGTGAGATACTTTGCAAAGGGGCCACCGGGAGGTTGGAGCGGTCCCAGCCGGGCCAGCAGCGCTCCATCACCCTCACAGCCTCCACAGAAACAGCGTGGCCCCCTCCCCTAAACGCTCCAGCCTTCACAGCAGCCAAAATCTCCCCCCATCCCTCGATATTTCGCTCCCGGCTCGCCCCGAGAGGCGATGGCAGCACAGATGGACAGTGCTGCCCACACAGCCCGGCCTGGGGAGCTGGACACAGAgcccttttctcctcctgtcGCTCAGGGAGAGCAGATCCTGTGACATTCCcgctgctgctggtgctttcACAAAGGAAACCAGGCCAGGGAGGCATCGCTGCCTTTCCAGCCACCTACCAGGGGAAGCTGCTGGTAACCGGAGAGACTTCACAGGCacctggcagcgctgcccagagcgcagccaagccccagcagggctttggggcaaggggaggggacaggaccTGCACACACGGCTCGAGGACAAGAGGGATAACTGGTACtgacagccctgtgctgcctcccccctgccctgtgAGCCCTGTGGCTCTGGGAGTGAGAATCTGAGGTGCCCAGGGACACAATTGTCCCTGTCAATGACTGCTTGTAGGACAGCGCAGAACTGGGACATCCCTGGCCAGGCCCACGTGTCCTGATGGTGCAGGCTTCCCACgagaccccccccccaccccatcctTTCCATCTCATCCTGCTCAGCATCAGTCACCCGTGGGAAGCAGAGTGAAAGTGGCTCAGAGAAGGAGGCCAGCGAGTGAGTGCACACAGGAGAAACGCCAAGTCCAGCCACATTCCCATGCATCCTGCCCCCAGCTCTTCCCGCtcacaggctgggagagccaaGCTGGGAAAGCCAAGCTgggagagccaggctgggagagcctcCTGGCCGGCCCAGCCGGCTCCAAACGAGCTCCCCAGCTTCCCCAAGCAGAGTCCCCCAGGCAGCACCCCGAGATCAGAGGGTGCTCTCCCCGCCCTGCCAGCgctggggcaggggctctgcCGGACCGGTCGGGTCCCCCACactgcccagggccagggagAACCCACACACGGGACAGGGAGGCCGCCCCGCCCGCTCAGCGCCGCTCTGGGGTGCGCTGCCCCTCGGGGATCCTTTGATGCTTTGATGTTGGAGCCTGGCAGACGGCAGCCGGAGACAGGGCACGGCTCACACCCCGCCACCGCCGgcccaggaggggacacagccgCTGTCACACCCTCGGTTCGGCTCCCCAGCGACTCTTCCCAGGGCCCGGGGGCAGGCGGTGCTGTCGGTGaccgcccccgccccggcgcGGTGACAGGTCtggtcctgtccctggcaccGGGACGCTGCTGCAGCAACCCCGGGATGCACCGAGCGGCCTCTGTAAGTGGAAAAggccctggcagccagctccAGAGCCGGGGATGGAGAGATGGCACccggggagggaggagaagctTGGCCCCCACCGGGGCTCTCGGCACACGGatcagcaccaggctgggaacTCACGGCCGGTGCCAAAAGCAGAGAAGCACTCCCGGAGGGGACTGCCAAGAGCCGGGAGGTAGCCAGAGTTCAGCGAGGAACCGCTGGCAGGACACGCCAGAACACGCACAGGGCCATAAATCCTCCAGCTCCGGGGCCACGAACCAGCCCGcggctctgcagggccaggaggggacTTTTCCGGGGGGGAAAGGTTATCTCCTGGCTCTGTCTCTCTGCAACAGGCTCTGGCCGGTCTGCCACAGGATCCCGGGGCTGAACAGACCTCCCGACCAGCGCCGGGCTCCGGATTCCTGCGGTTTCGCTGGGCTGGACGGGAAGTGAGCAGGCAGACATCCCACGGCTCCCTACCTGCCGGGGGCCCGGAGCCCGGCTCGGGGGGCCCTGCGCGGCTGCTCCTGCTCGGGACAAAACGCAGCGAACAAAGGCAGCGAGCGGCACGGTCAGCACAACGCCGGCGGCGCTGGGGCTGGCGCTGGGGGCCGGGGATGGAGCCCCGAGGCCGCTCAGCCCGGGCACCGAGCCCGGGAATATTCGGGGATCGGGGCTCGGCCAGGCTCGCTCTGCACCCCCAAACACGCTGAGCCTCCTCGGTGCTAAAGCTCAGCTGGAGTCGCTCCACGGTTTCCGAGGGAGCTGCGTCCAAAACAGATTTGCTTACTGcgtgcccaggctggggaacGAGCCCTGTCCTGGCGGCAGAGATGGCAcgctgtgcctcagtttccccccagAGCCCGTTAACGATCCCTTTAGAACAGCTCTCCTGCTCTATAGATCCCAACTGCCTTTGGAACAGCCTCCCTGATCCATAGATTCGGCGCTTGGAAACATCCATActccacactgctgctgccagagcgGGGTCAAACCGGGGCGGCGTGGGACGAGTCCAGCGCCCCGCGAGCGCTCGCTGCCCACGGCCCCGCGGTTCTGCGGGCACCGGAGCGGCTCCGGGagccagccccgtgcccagcGCTGCTAGAACCGGGCACTGCCTCTCTCCGGGCACCCGTGGCAGCGGTGGGGACCCCGCCGCCCCGGCAGGGCGGAGGGCAGGCTGCGGTCAGCCGGGACCCCTGTCCGGGAACACCGGGGAATGAACGGGACGGGGATTTCGGGCGGCTCTGACTCAGCACCCGCCGGCGCCCAGCCCCGGGTGCCGCTGGACCCGCTCCAGCCGCCGAGGATCCACCTTCCCCGCACGAGCCGCGGGCAGCCACCGCCCCGCTCCGACCACCGCCACCCCCGCGCGGGGCTCGGCGGAGCGAACGGGCGCCGACGGCCGGTGGGGCGGGGTGCGCTGAGCCGGGCCGGTGCCCCGCGCTGGGCAAACAGCGCTCCGCATCCTGTTAACCCCTTCACCCGCCCGCGCCGCGCACCGGCCCCACGGCCCGGCGGGGAATGAGGCGGGGGGTCCCGGCCGCCCCTCTGCCCGGTACCGGAGCGCGGCGGCGCCGGGGaccccgcccgcccgccggaCAATAGCCGAGCTGAGCGCGGCGGGATCCCGCCACACCGGGACGGGacgagccgggccgggccggacCTGGCCAAGCGGGGCTGAGTCTCGCCGGGCCGCCGCGAACCCCGCAGCCCCCGGTGTCCGCCCCTCCCGTACCTGCTcgcccgggccccgccgccgccgccggtcCATGGCCGCGCCGCGCCGGAACGGAGcgccccccccaccccccggCGATGACATCATCGCCCCGCCCGGACCAATGGCACAGCGCCACGTCACGGGGCGGACCCACGCTCTCCATTCAAACACGAGTGGGGCGGAACCCTGGGCCCCGCCCGGGGCATCCCGGGGTGGGGGGACcgggacagggatagggaccGGGACAGGAGCGGGGTCAGGAGCGGGGGCTCGGCACCCCCGCGGGATGGAGGGGCCGGGGGCTCACAGGTCCCTCCCCGCCGGGGGTCACGAGTGGGATCCCCatgggcagagctcagagctggccGCACCCCTGGCAGAGCGGCGGGGttgaggtgctgctgggtgacGGACTCTAATTAATTACGGGGAATTAAGAACCGCGCTGAGATGCCAGGAGGAGGCGGCTTCAGCCGCAGGGCAGCAGCGATGTCCCCGTTCCACTCGTGACCGTGACACCCACGAGGCTGCACCTACATCCCTCCGCTGCCCCatctccttgtccccagccagTCCCACTGCTCGATCCCTTTTGGGGGGGCCCTGGGGTCCCTCCAGGCCGTGGGTGGGTGGGACACGATGGCAGGGAAACCGTGCTCACCCAAGGAGCCCAGCGTGGGTGCTGGTGCGGGGCTCCACATCCCCCGGGATGGGCTCCACATCCCCCGGGATGAGCTCCACGGCCCCCAGGATTGGTTCCACATCACCCCGGGATGGGCTCCACAGCCCCGGAATGGATTCCACGGCCCCCGGGATGGGCTCCACGGCCACCGCGGCCCCCCCGGCACTGGCGGTGAATCCCGagctcatcccagccc
Proteins encoded in this region:
- the CDC42EP4 gene encoding cdc42 effector protein 4, whose protein sequence is MPILKQLVSNSAHSKRRSRADLTAEMISAPLGDFRHTMHVGRAGDAFGDTSFLTSKAGEPVPEAGEEPGASKPGLLSRRFRSSKRSQSVTRGDRRDMLGSLRDSALFVKNAVSLPQLNEKDVDRSAGQLPKSLSSSPVKKPPEEGSPEEQQRPNGAAAGPLSPGLDEREFGDITDLPVGLAKGSAGLKHAESIMSFHIDLGPSMLGDVLSIMDKDQWEQDEDAEAEESHEEEEEEEEGEPAPPGSPLAAPPSQSPARGAGGRSPRDSSPVSSCPSERSPVPRPPSQRGGALKRPDKEFSFADEDDDEIRV